The genome window AAGCTTGCCGGTTCATAACGACTGAATCGCTTTGATGGATAATGCCAGCTTTTTCTTGGGCGATTTCTGTCAGAGTATTGCCTAATAATTCCGTATGGTCTAGTCCGATATCAGTGATGACGCGTACCGTTGGCGAACGGAAAATCACGTTGGTTGTATCTAGCCGACCGCCAATCCCAACCTCAATTATGATATAATCAACTCTCATTTCCTTAAATAGCCAAAAACTAAAAATCGTCAAAAATTCAAAATACGATAGATGCAGGTTGTGTACTATATAAAGATTGGCAAACGCTTGAAAATAATGCAAATATTCTTGTTCAGGCAGTGGCTGTCCGTTGATTAGCGAGCGCTCGGCGACGCTGGCAATATGCGGCGACACTAACATGCCGGTAGTATAGCCAGCCCGGTTCAGTAAACTGGTAGCATAATAAGCAGTCGAACCCTTGCCGGAGGTGCCGGCGATGTGGATGGCGGGAATTTGATTTTGCGGACTGCCAAGGGTTTCCAAAATATGCGCTACATATGCCAGCCGATCATGCTTTTTGGGCGGATGAGCAATTAGCTCGTCCAAAAAATAAGTGGCGTCGCGCATTGAGGCAAATTTCATACCGTATCTGATTATAGCAAAAATAGGTTGTAAAATTTACCAAATGTCTTGAAAAACACTATATGTAGCGGCTATAGTTAGTGTTGTACGCTATATATGTAGCGAACCCATAAATAAATAAAAAGGCAAATTATCCAAATGAGCCACCAGATGGGGTACTGGCGGCTGATTTTTAGCAGGGCAAATTAAGGAGGGTACATGCAACAAATCAACGTCATCAAACGCGACGGGACAAAAGAGCCGTTTGATGCCAATAAAATTAACGCGGCGATTTTGAAGGCTTGCGACGGGCTGCCAGATCAGGTTTCTAAGGTGGTGCAGGTGGCAACCGAGCTGCAGCTGACACTATTTGACGGGATTACCACCGAGCAGCTCGATCAGGCCGTCATCCAGACGACACTACAGAATGTCAAGGATGATCCAGATTATGATAAAATCGCAGCCCGCTTGCTGCTAAAGACTATTTATAAGAGCATTTTGGGCGATTACGAGACGGCCGATGAATTAAAGAAATTGCACGCTCGGGAGTTTCCGAAATTTGTTAAAGCGGCGGTCAAAGATGGCTTACTTGATAAGCGGATGAGCGACGGGCGATTTGATTTGAAAAAATTGGGCGAAGCATTACAGCCAGAACGTGATGACCTCAGTAAATATCTCGGTGTGATGACGAATAAAAACCGCTATGCCTTGCGTAAACAAAGCGGCGACTCGCTGGAAACACCGCAATTTACTCATATGCGCATCGCCATGGGGCTTAGCTATAATGAGCCAGATCCAACTGCAGCAGCGATTGAGTTTTATGAACATATGAGTAAGTTGGAATATCTGCCAGGCGGCTCGACACGAGTCAATGCTGGCGGCTCCTTCCCGCAACTCAGCAATTGTTTTTTGTTAAATGTTGATGACGATATGGAATCAATTGCTAAGAGTGTGCGTGATACGATGTTTATCGCCAAGGGTACTGGCGGCATCGGCATCGGTTTTACTAAGTTGCGGGCAGCTGGTAGCCCAGTTAAAACCACTAATACTGAATCAACTGGCCCAATTCCTTTCATGAAGATGATTGACACGGCGTTATTTGCGGTCTCACGTAAGGGTAAAAAGGCGGGTGCGGCGGCCATTTATATGGAGAACTGGCACCTTAATTTTGGGCAGTTTATTGATCTGCGTTCTAACTCTGGCGACCCGTATATGCGCACGCGTTTTGCCAACACCGCGGTATTTATCTCTGATGAATTTATGAAGCGGGTGCAAAAAGATCAGGATTGGTATCTGTTTGACCCAGCGGAAACGCCAGATTTGCCAGAGTTGTACGGTGAGGAGTTTTCGGCGCGTTACAAGGAATATATTAAGCTAGCCGAAGCTGGTAAATTGCGGGTCTTTGAAAAGATGTCAGCCCGCCAGCAATTTAAGCAGATTTTGACTAGCCTGCAGGCTACTAGCCATCCGTGGTTAACCTGGAAAGATACCATTAATGTGCGGGCGCTGAATAATAACACTGGTACAATTCATCTGAGCAATCTGTGTACGGAAATTACCTTACCTCAAGACAAGGATAATATCGCCACCTGTAACTTGGTTAGTATCAATCTGTCGGCGTTTTTGCGTGAGGATAAGACGTGGGACTGGGACCGTTTACAAGAGGCTTCACGGGCAGCGATTCGGCAATTGGATAATCTGATTGACATTACTGAGACGCCAGTTAAAGAGGCAATGCACGCCAACCAGCAGACGCGAGCTGTCGGCCTGGGCATGATGGGTTTTTCGGACGTATTGGAAAAACTTGGCTATTGTTATGAGTCGAATGAAGCCTATGAGTTGATCGACCAATTGACGGAGTTTATCAGTTATCACGCCATCGACCAGTCGGCGGATTTGGCGACCAAGTTAGGTAGTTATCCGACATATAACGGTAGCGGCTGGAGTAAGGGTGTTTTGCCGATTGATACGGTGGCGGAATTGTCGAATAATCGCAAGGTTAAGGTGAAAATTGATAACAAAACCCGTCTAGATTGGGATAAACTACGTAAGAAAGTTAAAAAAGGCATGCGTAACGCCACATTGATGGCCATTGCACCGACCGCTAACATCGGTCATGTGGCAGGGACGACCCCTGGAATTGATCCGCAATTTGCCCAGATTTTTAGCCGTTCGACGCTGAACGGTAAGTTTTTGGAGGTGAATAATAACCTGGTGCGCGACCTTAAGGCGCTGAACTTGTGGGATGACATAAAAGAGGAAGTGTTCGCTAATCAGGGCGACATTCAGCACATCGACGTCATTCCGCAAAAACTGCGTGACGTCTACAAGACTAGCTTCCAGCTCAGCCCGTATGCTTTTATCGAGGTGGCGGCGCGGGCGCAAAAGTGGGTGGATCAGGCGATTAGCCGCAATATGTACCTGGCAACTCGTGATATTGATGAGTATGTGGAAATTTATTCTGAAGCCTGGCGGCGTGGTTTGAAAACGACTTACTACTTGCACGTTAAGCCACGTCATCAGTCAGAGCAGACCACAGTGTCGGTGGAAAAATTAGCAGAACAGAAGATTCGAACTGGCGCTAAAACACGCGGGTTTGGATTTGCCAAGGTTAATAAATAAAATAAAGGAGGAACGATATGGAATATCAAAATCAACAGGATACGTTGCCGGGAATTGATCTGTTGGCGAAGGAGGCGGCGCAACGAGCTATTGGGCAGGAAGCGCTGTTTGCTATCATCATAGAAGGGGACAATTAAATGGGTATTTTAGGTTCAGGACTACGCGACGGTTTATCACTGCACCCAATTCGCTACCCATGGGCGTATGACTTATACAACCAAGCGGTGGCTAACACCTGGTTTCCTAACGAGGTGCAGCTAGTCCAGGATTTGGCGGACTTTGAAAAACTCAGCGATGAGGAAAAGCACGCGCTCAAAACGGTGATTAGCTACCTCAACCCGAACGAGCTATTGATCAACAAGTCGCTGGCCTTTGGTATTTATCCATACGTCAACGCCGCTGAAGCGCAGCTCTATCTGTCAAAACAGATGTGGGAAGAAGCCAACCACTTCATGACCTTTGAATATATCATTGAGACCTTTCCATTTGATCGCGAGGAGATTTATGCGGCGGGCTTTGGCAAGAAATCGCTGGCCGACAAGGCAGATTTCCAGAACAAGCACCTCGATGTCATGCTTGATCCAAACCTCGATATCTACACGCTGGAGGGTAAAAAGGATTTTGTCCGCTCACTTGTGGCATATAACATCGTGCTGGAGGGTATTTGGTTCTACTCGGGCTTTATGGTCGGCATGAGTTTCCGTCAGCGCAACTTGCTGCGTAATGTCGGCACGCTGCTGGACTGGATCACCAAGGATGAGAATCTGCACTTGACCTTTGGTATCAATTTACTGCTGACTATTTTGGACGAAAACCCAGAACTGCAAACCCAGGAATTTGCCGAGGAAATCCGCAACCTCATCCTGCAGGCGGTGGAGCTGGAGAAAGAGTACAACAAGGATATGTTGCCAAAGGGAATCCTCGGCCTGAACGCTGATTATGTCAATCAATACGTCATGCACATGACTGACCGCCGCTTGGTCGAGCTTGGTTTTGAGCCTGAGTACAACGTGGCCAACCCGGCCAAATGGATGGCTACGGCAAATGACACCCTGGAATTGGTCAATTTCTTTGAAAGCACTAACACTAGCTATGAGGTGAATACCACAAAATAACTACTATGGACAAAATTACAACAGATATTTTAGACACCGTGGAAGTTGGTGCTTTGGCTACCGTCAATCGCGACAGAACACCATTAGTGACGCCGCTCCACTTTGTGCGTTATAAAAATGACAACATTATTTGGATTTCTGACCGGCAATCCCGTCACGCTGTTAATGCGTACCGCAGCGGTGTTGTCGAATTTGTGGTTTGGAATGACCAAAAGAGTGCTGTCTTTTTGACAACAAAGGTGCGAGAGCTACCAGAGGAAGAAGAGGCGGCGGCTTTGGGGGTCTATGCCAATAAGCTGGGCGACTTTATGCCGCGCGTGGAAAATAGGCAAATTTACATCATGCCAATTGGCAATCTTGATGAAAAAACCACAACGGAAAATTGGCTGCATTTTATTGCGTAAGCGCTATCACTGGCGTACAATAGCCATAAGGCTATACTAAATATAGGGGAAAATAAGAATGAATGCAGCCCAAATTATTACTGATGACATGTCTCTGGAAGAAAAGCTGAGTGCTATTGATGCGGCGATGCAGGCAGCGCAGGCGGTGGCTGACGAACAGGCCAGAGCGAATGGTAGTGTCGCTGCACCCATTGATCCGGCAAGTCTGACGGTTTGCGATGGTTGTGAATAAAACAACAGAGGTGTCGATTTGACGCCTCTTTTGATATGTTGGAGAAGTGATGGCAAAGAAGTATATTTTCGTAACCGGCGGCGTGCTGTCAGGCGTAGGTAAAGGTATCACGGCCGCCAGTATCGGTGCAGTGCTGCAGGCCAAAGGCATCGCCGTGTCGGTACAAAAGTGTGATCCGTATCTGAATGTTGATGCTGGACTGCTGAATCCGAAAGAGCACGGCGAGTGCTTTGTGACCAAGGATGGCGCCGAGACCGATTTGGACCTGGGCCACTACGAGCGGTTTTTGGATTTGGAATTGACGCGAAAAAACACCACGCTGTCGGGCCGATTGCTGCGCGATTTGATCGCCGATGAGCGGGCTGGTAAGTTTGGCGGCCAGACGGTACAGATGGTGCCGCATTTAACTAATTCTATCAAGGCGGCCATCCGCGAGGCGGCCGAGGGTGACGTTCATATCGTGGAAATTGGCGGCACAGTCGGCGACTACGAGGGTCTGAGCTTTATCGAGGCGATTCGCGGTTTTGCGCTGGATGTGGGACGGGAAAATTGCCTCTTCGTGCACGTGGTATATGTGCCGTTTTTGGAGGCGTCGCACGAGTACAAGACCAAGCCGGCTCAGAATGCGCTGGCGGATCTTCGCGGTTTTGGCATTATGCCGGATGTGGTGGCGGTGCGGACCGAGGGTCACGACAAGCCGCCGCGCAGTATCGGCGAAAAAATTGCTATTTCGTCTGGCGTGCGCCAGGAGGGAATTATTATGATGCCAAATGTCGATACAGTATATGAAGTGCCATTGACGGTGTACCGTGATTTGGGCAAGCTGCTTGGCGAGTTTACTGACAATTCAGTGGAGCCAAATTTACAGCGATGGAAACGTCTAGCTCAGCGCGATACTACTGAATATGCCAAGCGGGTAACCGTCGGCTTGGTGGCTAAATACATTGATAATTCTGATACCTACTTGTCGGTGACTGAGGCGCTGAAGTCTGCTGCTTGGGCGAACAAAAGTGAGATTTCTATTAAGTGGATTAACGCTGAGACAGCCAGCGAAGCTGATTTGGCCAGCGTTGACGCTATCGTGGTGCCGGGCGGTTTTGGCACGCGCGGCGTGGAGGGGAAGATTAAAGCAGCTGAATATTGTATAAAAAACAACAAGCCGTATCTAGGAATTTGTCTTGGCCTGCAGGTGGCGGTCATTGCGGCAGCGCGTTTGGGCGGCGTGGCGAATGCTAACAGTGAAGAGTTTGGCGCTGAGCCTGGCGCGGATGTGGTGTACATCATGGACGGACAGCAGGGCAAGCAGTCGACCGGCGGCACGATGCGCCTCGGCGATTATCCGGCGGTGCTGAAATCTGGTTCGCTTGTTGCTAAAATTTATGGTAAAACAGAGGTAATTGAGCGGCATCGCCATCGCTACGAAGTGAATCAAGATTTTGTTCAAGCGATTGAGAGGGGCGGCCTGGTGATTTCTGGCACGTCGCCGAACGGTCAGCTGGTGGAATTTATCGAAGCGCCGCATCATCGGTATTTCGTGGCCACGCAAGCTCATCCTGAATTTAAGTCGCGCCCGTTCCGCCCGCATCCACTATTTGACGGGCTGATTCGAGCCAGCTTGACAAAGTAAAAAACTTATGCTAACATACGGCCAGATAGTACCTAACATAAAAAGGAATAAAAATGGCTGAAGAAACAATTGAAACACATGATCCGCTTGATGGGACGACGTTAAGTCATGACGATGCCTCGGCGCTTGGGTATGTTTTGCGTCACGTCAAGGGCTCGAGTCCGAGCTCGGTGACGCTGCTGCAGCTGGAAGAAATGAGTCAAGAGTAAAACTGCTTGTTGTCTGCTATACTGAAAGGTATGGAGCAGATTATTTCTCAGGCGGTGAAGCAACTTTTTGATCAGGATGTATCGGTGCAGTTGACGCGCCCTGATCCAAAATTTGGTGATTTTGCGACGAATGTGGCGCTGCAGTTGGCGAAACCACTGGGCAAAAGTCCGCGCGAGATTGCCGAGGCGATTGCCAAAGAGCTGCGTGGCCGCCAGGAGTTTAGCGAGGTCAGTGTGGCTGGGCCAGGCTTTATCAATGTGAAATTGAGCGATCAAGCGGTGCTTGAGTCGTTGAAAGTGCGACCAGCCACCAATCGTTCAGGTCAAACGGTCGTTATTGAGACCAACTGCCCGAATCCGTTCAAAGCCATGCACATTGGTCACGCTTTGAATGCGATTTTGGCAGACACCATGGCGAATTTGTTGGCGGTGGATGGTGCATCGGTACACCGAGTGAGTTACCACGGCGATGTCGGTACGCATGTTGGCAAGAGTATGTGGGCGATTCTTCGCGAAATTGATGGCGATGTCAGCAAGCTAGACGCTATTCCAGCTGATAAGCGCAACGAGTTTATGAGCCGTATGTACGTTGAAGGGGCGCGGGCAGCCAAGGAATCGCCAGAGGCGCGGGCGGAGATTGATGAGCTGGCCAAACAGTCATTTGTGCTGGACGATCCGTTGTATAAGCAGGTGTATGAGATTTGTAAGGCCTGGAGTTTTGATGAAATTGACGCCAATGTGGCACGACTGGGTAATGTGCCAATTGAGCGACGCTACGTCGAGAGCGAAACTGAAGTGCCAGGCAAGGCCTTGATCAAAGAAAAAACCCCAGAGGTCTTT of Candidatus Nanosynbacter lyticus contains these proteins:
- a CDS encoding ribonucleoside-diphosphate reductase subunit alpha, with amino-acid sequence MQQINVIKRDGTKEPFDANKINAAILKACDGLPDQVSKVVQVATELQLTLFDGITTEQLDQAVIQTTLQNVKDDPDYDKIAARLLLKTIYKSILGDYETADELKKLHAREFPKFVKAAVKDGLLDKRMSDGRFDLKKLGEALQPERDDLSKYLGVMTNKNRYALRKQSGDSLETPQFTHMRIAMGLSYNEPDPTAAAIEFYEHMSKLEYLPGGSTRVNAGGSFPQLSNCFLLNVDDDMESIAKSVRDTMFIAKGTGGIGIGFTKLRAAGSPVKTTNTESTGPIPFMKMIDTALFAVSRKGKKAGAAAIYMENWHLNFGQFIDLRSNSGDPYMRTRFANTAVFISDEFMKRVQKDQDWYLFDPAETPDLPELYGEEFSARYKEYIKLAEAGKLRVFEKMSARQQFKQILTSLQATSHPWLTWKDTINVRALNNNTGTIHLSNLCTEITLPQDKDNIATCNLVSINLSAFLREDKTWDWDRLQEASRAAIRQLDNLIDITETPVKEAMHANQQTRAVGLGMMGFSDVLEKLGYCYESNEAYELIDQLTEFISYHAIDQSADLATKLGSYPTYNGSGWSKGVLPIDTVAELSNNRKVKVKIDNKTRLDWDKLRKKVKKGMRNATLMAIAPTANIGHVAGTTPGIDPQFAQIFSRSTLNGKFLEVNNNLVRDLKALNLWDDIKEEVFANQGDIQHIDVIPQKLRDVYKTSFQLSPYAFIEVAARAQKWVDQAISRNMYLATRDIDEYVEIYSEAWRRGLKTTYYLHVKPRHQSEQTTVSVEKLAEQKIRTGAKTRGFGFAKVNK
- a CDS encoding ribonucleotide-diphosphate reductase subunit beta codes for the protein MGILGSGLRDGLSLHPIRYPWAYDLYNQAVANTWFPNEVQLVQDLADFEKLSDEEKHALKTVISYLNPNELLINKSLAFGIYPYVNAAEAQLYLSKQMWEEANHFMTFEYIIETFPFDREEIYAAGFGKKSLADKADFQNKHLDVMLDPNLDIYTLEGKKDFVRSLVAYNIVLEGIWFYSGFMVGMSFRQRNLLRNVGTLLDWITKDENLHLTFGINLLLTILDENPELQTQEFAEEIRNLILQAVELEKEYNKDMLPKGILGLNADYVNQYVMHMTDRRLVELGFEPEYNVANPAKWMATANDTLELVNFFESTNTSYEVNTTK
- a CDS encoding pyridoxamine 5'-phosphate oxidase family protein — its product is MDKITTDILDTVEVGALATVNRDRTPLVTPLHFVRYKNDNIIWISDRQSRHAVNAYRSGVVEFVVWNDQKSAVFLTTKVRELPEEEEAAALGVYANKLGDFMPRVENRQIYIMPIGNLDEKTTTENWLHFIA
- a CDS encoding CTP synthase produces the protein MAKKYIFVTGGVLSGVGKGITAASIGAVLQAKGIAVSVQKCDPYLNVDAGLLNPKEHGECFVTKDGAETDLDLGHYERFLDLELTRKNTTLSGRLLRDLIADERAGKFGGQTVQMVPHLTNSIKAAIREAAEGDVHIVEIGGTVGDYEGLSFIEAIRGFALDVGRENCLFVHVVYVPFLEASHEYKTKPAQNALADLRGFGIMPDVVAVRTEGHDKPPRSIGEKIAISSGVRQEGIIMMPNVDTVYEVPLTVYRDLGKLLGEFTDNSVEPNLQRWKRLAQRDTTEYAKRVTVGLVAKYIDNSDTYLSVTEALKSAAWANKSEISIKWINAETASEADLASVDAIVVPGGFGTRGVEGKIKAAEYCIKNNKPYLGICLGLQVAVIAAARLGGVANANSEEFGAEPGADVVYIMDGQQGKQSTGGTMRLGDYPAVLKSGSLVAKIYGKTEVIERHRHRYEVNQDFVQAIERGGLVISGTSPNGQLVEFIEAPHHRYFVATQAHPEFKSRPFRPHPLFDGLIRASLTK